The region CTTTGTTGTCATCAATGCTATTTTCCTCCATTTCCTTAATTTCTTCTTGATCCATTTCAGCTTCAAGCTGTTCTCTTATTGTCATTATTCCTCCTTAATTTCATAATTTACTATTTTAAATTTATTTTTATTTGTTACCTTTTTAAATTTAACTTTGATTATATTTCTACCTTTTGTTTCCAGCTCTAATATTCTTTTATTCCTGTCAAGCGTGTAAGCCTCGACAGGATAATATTTTTTGAAAATTGATTTTACTTTTTTGCAATCTGTCCTAATTCAGCTGTTTTTAAATTATTCAGCTCTTTTATTAATTTCTCATACGTTTTAATCACTCTCCTAATTCTTTTATTTTTACCTTAAATTCTTTAATTTTCTGTAATACGTCTTCTTTGCCATAAATACAAGAAACTTCATAGTCTGAATATCGAACAGGCTTGAAATCTTGCTGTTTTTTCTTAAATCCTCTTAGCCAGAATCCATAATTTGCAAGTTCGATTGTAACTGATACTTGAGGATTATTTCCTCTAAGTTTTCTAAATTCCTCTATTGCTTGTTTTTCTTCTTTTTTATATTCCATTTAGCCTCCTAATTTTAGATTTTTAACAGCATTATAGATAAGTTTAATTTGATATATTGATATGCCTTTTTGTTACTGGACTTGCTTTCAAAGTCTGTAAAAATCTTGTTTATTAATATCTTATTCAAACCTACAACAGTAATTGTTATAGGTTTAGTAAAACATCAATTACTTTTTGAATAATTTTTTAATTCTGTTTTTTAATTTCTTAGCTTCTCTTTCTTTTAAAACCTTTTTGTTGTTTTTATTTACAATCTCTAACGCTTCAAATTTCATTTTTTATTCCTCCTTAAATTAATTATCAATTTCATCTATAAAGCTGTCGATAACTTCCTGCAACTCCGTATCTGGAGTTAAAGTATAATCTCTTAAATAATCCTCAAGCATTTTATACTCAGCTTCTGTGAAGTCCTCCTCTGTGAGTTCTGCTTTTCTTGATTTCAACTCTTTGCGAAGTTGGTTGTATCTGTAATCACATTGCTCTTCATACTCTGCATTTTCCACATCTGATTCGTATAATCTTCTGTTCCAGCCTCTTTCAACTTCTGAGGCGTATTTTAATGCTTCGCTAAAACTCATGTTATCATCTCCTATTGTTGACTTTTTTCTACATATAAGGTAAAAAAATATTATCAAATCTCTTTTGTTGACTTTATTATACAATATCAGTTTAAAAAAGTCAACACTTTTTTTCAAAAAAGTATAAAAAATTATACAAAAATATGGTAACATATTATAAATACTAGGAGAGTGAATTTTATGAAAGACTTAAAAAAATTGTTTAAAATATTGAAAGACAGAAGAATTGAAAAAGGTTATTCGTTACGACAAGTGGAAACTTTGCTTCAAGGAAAAGGGGTAAAATACACTTTTACTGCTATACAAAAACTGGAACAAGGAGAGCAAGATACAATAGATATTAATTTGCTAACAGCTTTTTCAAAAATTTATAATTTAGATTATTTAAAAATGTTAGAGTTAGCAGGTTTAGATGAAAATCTTCTAAACAAAAATAAATCTTTCAAAAAACCAACAAGTAACGTATCTGATGAGATATTTACGAGTTTTATTCAGATACCAATTTACGGAATGGCGAGTGCAGGAAATGGATTAATTGAAATGGACGACAATATAGAAGAGATAGAATACATTAGTATCCCGAACATAAACAAAAATGTAAAGAAAAGAGAT is a window of Leptotrichia trevisanii DSM 22070 DNA encoding:
- a CDS encoding S24 family peptidase, with amino-acid sequence MKDLKKLFKILKDRRIEKGYSLRQVETLLQGKGVKYTFTAIQKLEQGEQDTIDINLLTAFSKIYNLDYLKMLELAGLDENLLNKNKSFKKPTSNVSDEIFTSFIQIPIYGMASAGNGLIEMDDNIEEIEYISIPNINKNVKKRDFACRVRGDSMEPYYHDGDIMVVDVVDGIDIRRLNGQEALI